One window of Alkaliphilus metalliredigens QYMF genomic DNA carries:
- a CDS encoding CBO0543 family protein, protein MSKEVIILIVAWFITINMLVLLVPKNKIREAQVIFLFKQLLSWLLGLIVAQYKLIEYPVRLFSYANKASFTFEFFIFPALCVVFVLYYPERKSHTRQFMYYLYFCTAITTLEIFLEKYTNVIGYIHWAWYLTWITLFLTFYASRKYYVWFFRLKPKEKVADLEK, encoded by the coding sequence ATGAGTAAAGAAGTAATTATATTAATAGTTGCATGGTTTATAACAATAAATATGCTTGTTTTACTTGTGCCAAAAAATAAAATCAGAGAGGCACAAGTCATTTTCCTTTTCAAGCAATTACTATCTTGGTTATTGGGTCTTATAGTTGCACAATATAAACTTATAGAATATCCCGTTAGGTTATTTAGCTATGCAAATAAAGCTAGCTTCACCTTTGAATTCTTTATTTTTCCTGCATTGTGCGTTGTTTTTGTCTTGTATTATCCAGAAAGGAAAAGCCACACAAGGCAATTCATGTACTACCTTTATTTCTGCACAGCAATAACAACTCTCGAAATATTTTTAGAAAAGTATACAAATGTAATAGGATACATTCATTGGGCTTGGTATCTAACATGGATTACTCTTTTCTTAACTTTTTATGCTTCAAGAAAGTATTATGTTTGGTTTTTTAGATTAAAACCTAAAGAAAAAGTAGCAGACTTAGAAAAATAG
- a CDS encoding sensor histidine kinase, producing MSLRNIRIRILALILLILIPISLIKIHGIQERYNLSMESELNSSEESASVIASTFSCYIRGIGRTQNVVGTTILSNSSWNQEDIEDYLEKLRPKDSRITGYAWLSPKGEVLASTGAISQNSDYVHEEYIQEIIYGSEMVVSNLKENDDRPVISIAQSIRANNELKGIMIAYLDVEKIESFFTTERRATTSSYGIVDKNGYIVFRKGSPEISFENRKISEDSPAWRALDGEIVRTEAFKSNIDNDLRTGVDYPIESMGWANFVTMSTDELLAMKNKSVQDELLMFFGVFFLLLILVIRLSYGLVSSMNKLVQTSKDIMQGNLNAKTNFTSENPLAIVGQTFDQMTEELNQRIKEIEEYNELKDQFLSTVSHELKTPLNIILGSNQLMEQLDHNNMESWNVNIKKYLKMQKQNCYRLLRLINNLIDVTKAENHHLRAHPINRDITKTVEDITMSIVGYADLKNINVVFDTEVEEKIMSFDEDLIERIMLNILSNAIKFTGEGGEIQVTIYDRKEIIAISIKDNGIGIPEDKTEIIFDRFAQVDSTLSREFEGSGIGLALVKYLVELHDGKISVVSKFGEGSEFIIELPVKLTDNEYIVSNGNDFLNVERIKIEFSDIYVNSSMLQDNTS from the coding sequence ATGAGTTTAAGGAATATAAGAATAAGAATTTTGGCCCTCATCCTTTTAATATTGATTCCTATATCCTTAATAAAAATTCATGGAATACAAGAACGCTACAATTTAAGTATGGAATCTGAATTAAATTCCAGTGAAGAGTCTGCAAGTGTAATTGCCAGTACCTTTAGCTGTTATATCAGAGGGATTGGTAGAACTCAAAATGTAGTAGGAACAACTATACTTTCTAACAGTAGTTGGAATCAAGAAGATATTGAAGATTATTTAGAAAAATTACGTCCAAAGGACTCTAGGATTACTGGCTATGCATGGTTATCTCCAAAGGGGGAGGTGTTGGCAAGTACAGGGGCTATATCACAGAACAGCGATTATGTACATGAAGAGTATATTCAAGAGATTATCTATGGTAGTGAAATGGTAGTTTCAAATTTAAAGGAAAATGATGACAGACCAGTTATATCTATAGCACAATCAATCAGGGCGAATAATGAACTGAAAGGCATTATGATCGCTTATTTAGATGTGGAAAAAATCGAATCTTTCTTTACAACTGAGCGGCGTGCTACCACAAGCTCCTATGGTATTGTTGATAAAAATGGGTATATTGTTTTTCGAAAGGGTAGTCCAGAAATTTCTTTTGAAAATAGAAAAATATCTGAAGATTCACCTGCATGGAGAGCTTTAGATGGTGAAATTGTAAGAACGGAGGCGTTTAAATCAAATATTGACAATGACCTGCGAACGGGAGTGGATTATCCTATCGAATCTATGGGATGGGCAAACTTTGTGACTATGTCTACTGATGAATTGTTAGCTATGAAAAATAAAAGTGTGCAGGATGAGTTACTGATGTTTTTTGGTGTGTTCTTCCTTTTATTAATACTGGTTATAAGACTCAGTTATGGATTAGTTTCTTCTATGAATAAACTAGTACAAACTTCTAAGGACATAATGCAGGGCAATCTCAATGCGAAAACGAATTTTACTAGTGAGAACCCGCTGGCAATAGTAGGACAAACTTTTGACCAAATGACAGAGGAACTGAACCAAAGGATAAAAGAGATAGAAGAGTACAATGAATTAAAAGACCAATTTCTTTCAACTGTATCCCATGAGTTAAAAACGCCACTAAATATTATTTTAGGCTCGAATCAATTGATGGAACAGCTTGACCATAACAACATGGAATCCTGGAATGTGAATATAAAAAAATATCTAAAGATGCAAAAACAAAACTGCTACCGTTTGCTTAGACTTATAAATAACCTTATTGATGTGACTAAAGCAGAAAACCATCATTTACGAGCACATCCTATTAACAGAGATATTACAAAAACTGTAGAGGACATCACTATGTCCATAGTAGGCTATGCTGACTTAAAAAACATTAATGTTGTATTTGATACAGAGGTAGAAGAAAAAATAATGTCTTTTGATGAAGACCTGATAGAAAGAATTATGCTTAATATTTTATCCAATGCCATTAAGTTTACAGGGGAAGGTGGAGAAATTCAGGTAACGATTTACGATAGAAAAGAAATCATTGCTATATCTATCAAAGATAATGGTATTGGAATTCCAGAAGATAAAACAGAAATCATTTTCGACCGATTCGCACAAGTGGATAGCACTTTAAGTAGAGAATTTGAAGGTTCAGGTATTGGTCTTGCATTAGTTAAATATTTAGTTGAGTTACATGATGGAAAGATTTCTGTTGTAAGTAAATTTGGTGAGGGAAGTGAATTTATTATAGAGCTTCCTGTTAAGCTCACAGATAATGAATATATTGTCTCCAATGGAAACGATTTTTTAAATGTTGAAAGAATTAAAATAGAGTTTTCTGATATCTATGTGAACTCAAGTATGCTACAAGATAATACATCATAG
- a CDS encoding stalk domain-containing protein, giving the protein MFIIFFGFNKWKAPSNVPLRFIAETLGIKGEWDQETETIELIEDMKVLINEYQEEIEEMISELQNTDDKDEDA; this is encoded by the coding sequence GTGTTCATCATCTTTTTCGGGTTCAATAAATGGAAAGCGCCAAGTAATGTGCCCTTAAGATTTATTGCAGAGACCTTAGGAATAAAGGGAGAATGGGACCAAGAAACTGAAACGATTGAGCTAATTGAGGATATGAAGGTTTTGATAAATGAATATCAAGAAGAGATTGAAGAAATGATATCTGAGTTACAGAATACAGACGATAAAGACGAAGATGCATAA
- a CDS encoding TrkH family potassium uptake protein, with product MNYGIVLKVLGSLLLFEAGFLLFPLGISMYYRESDTLAFVYSIIALLGVGVPMVKFSHSSRRIKAKEALTIVVGGWVLVSFFGSLPFVLSGSIPSFIDAFFETVSGLTTTGATIIDDIEVLPRGILFWRSLTHWLGGMGILVLTLAILPVIGVGGFQIFKAESPGPVSDKLVPKMKDTAKILYTVYLGITILQTVLLYVGGMSLYEALVHTFGTLGTGGFSTRNSSIGAFNSYIQIIIAIFMIASGINFSLYYDLYKGRWKEVVKNSELKLYLSIIVVAIILITINLNGRIYTSLNETFRYALFQVSSIITTTGYGTADFDQWPTFSKGILFMLMFVGGCAGSTGGSIKVIRLLVLFKLVRREISKILHPRAFIPVKINNKSISPDVTASVASFFFLYMLIFVAGTLLISLEGIGLISAASSVAATLGNIGPGFELVGPAQTYSQFSVPSKLLFSLLMLFGRLELFTVFILLMPTFWRDR from the coding sequence ATGAACTATGGGATAGTATTAAAGGTGCTAGGAAGTCTACTTCTATTTGAAGCTGGATTTTTGTTATTTCCTTTAGGTATTTCTATGTACTATAGAGAGTCAGATACCCTAGCATTTGTGTATTCAATCATCGCTTTGTTGGGAGTGGGAGTGCCTATGGTGAAGTTCTCTCATTCGTCTAGAAGAATTAAAGCCAAAGAAGCCTTAACCATTGTAGTTGGTGGTTGGGTTTTGGTTTCTTTTTTTGGGTCTTTACCCTTTGTTTTATCCGGGAGCATCCCTTCATTCATTGATGCCTTTTTCGAAACGGTGTCTGGATTGACCACCACAGGTGCCACAATTATTGATGACATTGAAGTATTACCTAGAGGGATATTGTTTTGGAGATCTCTTACTCATTGGTTGGGGGGGATGGGTATTCTGGTGTTAACACTGGCGATCCTTCCCGTTATTGGCGTAGGTGGGTTCCAGATTTTTAAAGCAGAAAGTCCAGGGCCTGTATCGGATAAATTAGTTCCTAAAATGAAGGATACGGCAAAGATACTTTATACGGTGTATCTAGGAATCACAATACTACAAACTGTTTTGCTTTATGTTGGGGGAATGTCTTTATATGAAGCTTTGGTACATACATTTGGGACCCTTGGAACCGGAGGGTTTTCTACACGAAACAGTAGTATTGGCGCTTTCAATTCATATATTCAGATAATCATCGCTATTTTCATGATTGCCTCAGGAATCAATTTCTCTCTATACTATGATTTATATAAAGGGCGCTGGAAAGAAGTCGTGAAAAACTCGGAGTTAAAGTTGTATCTTTCTATTATAGTAGTAGCTATTATTTTAATTACGATTAATTTAAATGGGAGAATATATACTTCTTTAAATGAAACTTTTAGATATGCTTTATTTCAAGTCAGCTCTATTATTACAACGACTGGTTATGGGACGGCCGACTTTGATCAATGGCCTACTTTTAGTAAAGGAATTTTATTTATGCTTATGTTTGTTGGTGGGTGTGCAGGATCAACAGGAGGATCAATTAAGGTTATTCGTCTATTGGTTTTATTCAAACTAGTTCGAAGAGAGATATCAAAGATTTTGCATCCCAGAGCATTTATTCCTGTGAAGATAAATAACAAGTCAATTTCCCCAGATGTGACTGCAAGTGTGGCAAGCTTCTTCTTTTTATATATGCTTATATTTGTAGCAGGGACACTGCTCATTTCATTAGAAGGAATAGGGTTAATTAGTGCGGCCAGTTCTGTGGCGGCAACTCTCGGAAATATTGGACCGGGGTTTGAATTAGTTGGACCTGCACAAACCTATAGTCAGTTTAGTGTACCAAGCAAACTACTTTTTTCATTATTGATGCTATTTGGCAGGCTAGAACTTTTTACGGTTTTCATTCTTTTAATGCCGACTTTTTGGAGAGATAGATAG
- the trkA gene encoding Trk system potassium transporter TrkA → MMRVIIIGAGKLGYKLAESFAQGNRDVIVIDIVQQALDRINDTLDVLTIKANGVQLDALRQLNIKSTDLILAVTSSDETNMLIGSIGKKLGCEKAVARIRNPEYENQLGFIKKEMGIDYIVNPELSTAKEIAKYLLKGHAVHMEDFAMGKVSMVDFRVESLEGIAGEKIKDLEIPESMLIVAISRSGQVIIPYGDTEIQSSDIIYVMGKKESINKFSAACGAPIKRKTVKTVLILGGGKAGYHLAKKLCQHGVSVKLIERNKERCKYLADELTGVLVIHGDGTDVNILTDENISEMDALISVTGYDEENLLLALLGKQHGVDKVIAKVSRPNYVPIIEKLGIDLAVNPVLITASEILRFIQGGRVVSISLLLGGKAEVIEIIAEGDSKIVGKRLAEQDLPRGIIIGSIVHKGKLIIPNGDSIINPGDRVVVFCLQSEESSLYKFFHKGKGGLLDELWDSIKGARKSTSI, encoded by the coding sequence ATGATGAGGGTTATTATAATTGGGGCAGGTAAGTTAGGCTATAAATTAGCGGAATCCTTTGCTCAAGGAAATCGTGATGTAATTGTGATTGATATCGTACAGCAGGCTCTTGATCGCATCAATGATACGTTAGATGTATTAACAATCAAGGCCAATGGCGTACAATTGGATGCATTAAGACAATTAAACATTAAAAGTACTGATTTGATCCTCGCTGTCACAAGTAGCGATGAAACCAATATGCTAATTGGTTCCATAGGGAAAAAATTGGGATGTGAAAAAGCAGTAGCTCGCATTCGGAATCCTGAATATGAAAACCAGTTAGGATTTATAAAAAAAGAGATGGGAATAGATTATATTGTTAATCCAGAACTGTCAACAGCTAAGGAAATTGCAAAATACCTATTAAAGGGCCATGCCGTACACATGGAAGATTTTGCAATGGGGAAAGTAAGTATGGTGGATTTTCGTGTTGAAAGTTTAGAAGGTATTGCAGGTGAAAAAATTAAGGACTTAGAGATACCTGAATCAATGTTGATTGTAGCGATTTCAAGAAGTGGACAAGTCATTATTCCTTATGGAGACACAGAGATTCAATCATCGGATATTATATATGTTATGGGGAAAAAAGAAAGTATCAACAAGTTTTCTGCGGCCTGTGGTGCACCGATTAAAAGAAAGACAGTGAAAACGGTTTTAATCTTAGGCGGTGGAAAGGCTGGGTATCATCTTGCTAAAAAACTTTGCCAACATGGGGTGAGTGTAAAGCTTATCGAACGAAATAAGGAGCGATGTAAGTACCTTGCGGATGAGCTAACGGGAGTTTTAGTCATTCATGGAGATGGAACCGATGTCAACATTTTGACTGATGAAAACATTTCTGAAATGGATGCTTTAATTTCTGTCACTGGTTATGACGAAGAGAATTTATTATTGGCTCTTCTAGGTAAACAGCATGGCGTAGACAAGGTAATTGCAAAGGTAAGTAGACCCAATTATGTTCCCATTATTGAAAAACTAGGGATAGACCTAGCTGTAAACCCAGTATTGATCACAGCCAGTGAAATTTTGAGGTTTATTCAAGGGGGAAGGGTTGTATCTATTTCACTATTATTAGGTGGGAAAGCGGAAGTAATCGAAATTATTGCCGAAGGAGATTCAAAAATAGTAGGGAAACGATTGGCTGAACAGGACTTACCCAGAGGGATCATTATTGGATCTATTGTTCATAAGGGAAAGTTAATCATTCCTAATGGTGATTCCATCATTAATCCAGGAGATCGTGTTGTTGTCTTTTGCTTGCAATCAGAAGAGTCATCACTGTATAAGTTTTTTCACAAAGGTAAAGGGGGGTTACTTGATGAACTATGGGATAGTATTAAAGGTGCTAGGAAGTCTACTTCTATTTGA
- a CDS encoding DUF3231 family protein — protein MQDKAKIGLVASEVAGLWDSYVNDSLVICTLSYFIDKTEDEEVLQILQHALDVSNGHIQVITDIFNQEGLPIPKGFTKDDVNINAPRLYDDPFYLFYLTNVSQVAMGAYTLILNHVARSDVRNFFSDCISESVELYNKVSDVLLSQGIFIRAPKVEFSKNVSFVEEQNFFSGGLLGQKRNLVAREMTSIFASLRLNIIGGALITGFAQVAESTKVSEYLFRGSDLANKKVKTLIPLLLDENIPIPSTSNSFVTDSIVSPFSDKLMVYHVTLLNGGAIAQDGMALSTVLRFDLQLHYTRSMLDTAKYSEDGLDIMLKNRWLEQPPQAIDHKKL, from the coding sequence ATGCAAGACAAAGCCAAGATAGGTCTCGTTGCATCAGAAGTAGCAGGACTTTGGGATTCTTATGTAAACGACAGCCTGGTGATCTGTACGCTTAGCTATTTTATAGACAAAACTGAAGATGAAGAAGTTCTTCAAATACTTCAACATGCCCTTGACGTATCAAATGGCCACATTCAAGTAATAACAGATATATTCAACCAAGAAGGACTTCCAATTCCTAAGGGTTTCACAAAAGACGATGTCAACATAAATGCTCCTCGGCTATACGATGATCCTTTTTACTTGTTTTATCTAACTAATGTATCACAAGTTGCAATGGGCGCTTATACATTAATATTAAACCATGTAGCCCGCTCTGATGTACGTAATTTTTTTTCAGATTGTATATCCGAATCAGTTGAGCTTTACAATAAGGTCTCTGATGTGTTATTATCTCAAGGCATTTTTATAAGAGCTCCAAAGGTAGAGTTTTCAAAAAATGTCAGTTTTGTTGAGGAGCAAAATTTCTTTTCCGGTGGGTTGCTTGGTCAGAAAAGAAACTTAGTAGCAAGAGAAATGACTTCAATTTTTGCTAGCTTGCGACTCAATATAATAGGAGGCGCACTCATTACAGGTTTCGCTCAAGTTGCTGAATCTACGAAGGTCAGTGAATATTTATTCAGGGGTAGCGACCTTGCAAATAAGAAGGTTAAAACCCTAATTCCATTGCTTCTTGATGAAAATATTCCCATTCCTTCTACCTCAAATTCATTTGTAACAGACTCCATTGTTTCACCTTTTTCAGATAAACTGATGGTGTACCATGTCACCCTATTAAATGGTGGAGCAATTGCACAGGATGGTATGGCTTTATCAACTGTTTTAAGATTTGACTTGCAATTGCATTATACCCGCTCTATGTTAGATACAGCAAAGTACTCTGAAGATGGTTTGGATATTATGCTTAAAAACCGGTGGTTGGAACAACCCCCTCAAGCAATAGACCATAAAAAACTGTAA
- a CDS encoding cyclase family protein, with protein sequence MIKLIDLSHDIEHHMPVHPYDDPVNLYQDKFLNVDGYNNFKLEMGMHSGTHIDIPMHLTKSEKFINEISLDSFTGRGCLLDVRGEQVIKYKEKYSNIVNENDIVLLFTNHSDQYGTNEYFTNHPVIDEELANFFIEKKIKILGMDLPSPDEHPFRIHKMLLNHNILIIENITNLSKLVAVNHFEVMAFPLKIKAEASMTRVVARVYINPK encoded by the coding sequence ATGATTAAATTGATCGATTTAAGTCATGATATTGAGCATCATATGCCTGTTCATCCATATGACGATCCTGTTAACCTATATCAAGATAAATTTTTAAATGTAGATGGATATAATAACTTTAAATTAGAAATGGGTATGCATTCAGGTACACATATTGACATACCCATGCATTTAACAAAAAGTGAAAAATTTATAAATGAAATCTCTTTAGATTCATTTACCGGCAGAGGCTGTCTGTTAGACGTTAGAGGCGAGCAGGTAATTAAATACAAAGAGAAGTATTCAAACATCGTAAATGAAAATGATATTGTCCTATTGTTCACAAATCATAGCGATCAATATGGAACAAATGAATATTTCACAAATCATCCAGTAATTGATGAAGAATTAGCAAACTTCTTTATTGAAAAGAAGATAAAAATACTAGGAATGGATTTGCCATCACCAGATGAACATCCATTTAGGATACACAAAATGCTCTTGAATCATAATATACTTATAATTGAAAACATAACAAATCTATCAAAACTAGTAGCTGTAAATCATTTTGAAGTCATGGCATTTCCTTTGAAAATTAAGGCTGAAGCTTCTATGACTAGGGTTGTAGCAAGGGTTTACATTAACCCCAAATAA
- a CDS encoding diguanylate cyclase — MYKKVLKFMIIYIAVIFTLNGCAYGNPINEAPEAKEGILDLTNWKVEGDLIALDGQWEFYWEQLLEPQDFKNAKIKGLQLMDIPRAWNGYEVNGKTLSGDGHATYRLRIKTENHNELLGLKIPRILTSYKMWINEEPFAFAGQVGGDKDNMTPQYLTQIALFEPQEDEIEIVIQVSNYRHRSGGILESLSFGDARQVLHLRHMNIAYELFLFGSLLIMGLYHLVLFAFRKKEHSPLYFGLFCIFVAIRTLLVGEIFFIYLFPNFNWEIAHKVQTLTFYLGVPIFVMFLKSIYPKEVTNKILRINQGVGLAFGLLVLLTPAKVFTRFNASFQIFTLASIMYLIYVLVKIIYKKEIGARFIGVGALILLITTINDIIFLSVWMSDSNYHLAKWVIGSGNLSSFGQLVFVFTHSLALAKRFSNVLTKEEEITNYQRKLNERLEIAITDRTSALEKSNQKIQRQKSELEKANKALELLSSKDALTDIWNRRHFDEALKLEWRRGLRLKTPVALIFIDIDSFKAFNDQYGHQEGDRALKNVAQALKHSIHRSGDFVARYGGEEFVVILPNIEEDKAMYMAESLRITIEGLEILHEKSLVSTFLTVSLGVTTMIPATNSSPEELILAADKALYLAKDRGKNQAQFIQYDRSENSND; from the coding sequence ATGTATAAAAAGGTTCTGAAATTTATGATAATATACATTGCTGTTATATTCACTTTGAACGGGTGTGCTTATGGAAATCCGATTAATGAAGCACCGGAGGCTAAGGAAGGGATTCTAGACTTGACCAACTGGAAAGTCGAAGGAGACTTGATAGCTTTGGATGGACAGTGGGAGTTTTACTGGGAGCAGCTACTTGAACCACAGGATTTTAAAAACGCCAAGATAAAGGGTCTTCAACTGATGGATATCCCCAGGGCATGGAATGGATACGAAGTTAATGGTAAAACATTATCAGGAGATGGACATGCTACCTATAGACTAAGGATTAAAACAGAGAATCATAATGAATTATTAGGATTAAAAATACCGCGTATATTAACATCATATAAAATGTGGATTAATGAAGAACCCTTTGCCTTTGCTGGGCAGGTGGGTGGAGATAAAGACAATATGACACCACAATACTTGACACAAATTGCTTTGTTTGAACCCCAAGAGGACGAAATTGAAATCGTAATACAAGTGTCAAACTACAGGCATCGTAGTGGGGGAATTTTAGAGAGCTTATCCTTTGGTGATGCAAGGCAAGTTCTTCATCTCCGACACATGAATATAGCCTACGAACTCTTTCTATTTGGAAGCCTACTTATAATGGGGTTATATCATCTTGTCTTGTTTGCTTTTAGAAAAAAAGAACATTCTCCTCTTTATTTTGGTCTGTTTTGCATTTTTGTTGCAATAAGAACATTGCTAGTTGGAGAAATATTTTTCATCTATCTATTTCCTAATTTTAACTGGGAAATTGCCCATAAAGTACAAACACTAACATTTTATCTAGGTGTACCTATATTTGTTATGTTTCTTAAGTCTATTTATCCAAAAGAAGTAACTAATAAAATACTTAGAATAAACCAAGGTGTTGGACTTGCCTTTGGATTGTTAGTTTTATTAACGCCAGCTAAGGTTTTCACTCGATTCAACGCTTCATTTCAAATATTTACTTTAGCAAGCATTATGTATCTGATATATGTGTTAGTTAAAATAATATACAAGAAAGAAATAGGAGCAAGGTTTATTGGAGTGGGTGCTTTGATTTTACTCATTACAACCATTAATGATATTATATTTCTAAGTGTTTGGATGAGCGATTCTAACTATCATCTTGCTAAATGGGTTATTGGAAGTGGAAATTTATCTTCTTTTGGTCAATTAGTCTTTGTATTTACACATTCATTAGCATTAGCTAAACGATTTTCAAATGTATTAACAAAGGAAGAAGAAATAACTAACTATCAAAGAAAATTGAATGAAAGACTAGAAATAGCAATAACAGATCGAACAAGTGCATTGGAGAAGTCCAATCAAAAAATTCAACGGCAAAAATCCGAATTAGAAAAGGCCAATAAAGCATTGGAACTACTTTCTTCAAAAGATGCCCTAACTGATATATGGAATCGTAGACATTTTGATGAAGCATTGAAGCTGGAATGGAGGCGGGGGCTACGTCTGAAAACACCAGTTGCTTTGATTTTCATAGACATTGATTCTTTTAAGGCCTTTAATGATCAGTATGGACATCAGGAGGGAGATAGAGCCTTAAAAAACGTGGCCCAGGCATTAAAGCATTCGATTCATCGTTCAGGGGATTTCGTGGCCCGTTATGGAGGAGAAGAATTTGTCGTTATTCTACCGAACATTGAAGAAGATAAGGCCATGTATATGGCGGAATCTCTTCGGATAACCATCGAGGGGCTTGAAATTCTCCATGAAAAATCCCTCGTCAGTACGTTTCTTACAGTGAGCTTAGGTGTGACAACCATGATTCCCGCTACTAATTCTTCACCGGAAGAGTTAATATTAGCAGCAGATAAAGCTTTGTATTTAGCCAAGGATCGGGGGAAAAACCAGGCGCAATTCATCCAATATGATAGGAGTGAAAATAGTAATGATTAA
- a CDS encoding family 1 encapsulin nanocompartment shell protein yields MDILKRDMAPLTESVWEEIDQRAAEVLKTHLSARRVVNIVGPKGWDYTVVPEGRLKKIEDNPGNVCTGMYQVKPLVEARISFKLDRWEMDNLIRGAKDIKLDALEEAAEKMAIFEENMLYNGYKPGDIEGLIEASSHKLSQFGNNGEEIMENLAQGMILLKEAYVDQPVTLVVGIDAWKRINREMQGHPLINRIQELTGSKVIYSPVVEGALLLPYDHEDLELTIGRDFSIGYEYHDAKTVQLFITESLTFRALNPDIIVVYNI; encoded by the coding sequence ATGGATATATTAAAAAGAGACATGGCACCATTAACAGAATCAGTATGGGAAGAAATCGACCAACGGGCAGCAGAGGTATTGAAAACCCATTTATCGGCTCGGCGTGTCGTTAATATAGTGGGACCTAAGGGTTGGGATTATACAGTTGTTCCTGAGGGAAGACTTAAGAAAATTGAAGACAATCCTGGGAATGTATGCACTGGAATGTATCAAGTAAAACCCTTGGTGGAGGCAAGAATTAGTTTTAAATTAGATCGTTGGGAAATGGATAATTTAATTAGAGGTGCTAAGGACATCAAATTAGATGCCCTGGAAGAAGCAGCGGAAAAGATGGCTATTTTTGAAGAAAATATGCTTTATAATGGGTACAAACCAGGTGATATTGAGGGATTAATAGAAGCTTCTTCCCACAAGCTATCTCAATTTGGAAATAACGGAGAAGAAATCATGGAAAACCTTGCCCAAGGAATGATCTTACTAAAGGAAGCCTATGTAGACCAACCGGTGACCTTGGTAGTAGGCATAGATGCGTGGAAGCGTATTAATCGGGAGATGCAGGGTCATCCCTTAATCAATAGGATTCAAGAACTGACAGGGTCTAAAGTGATCTATAGTCCTGTGGTAGAAGGGGCTTTGTTGCTTCCATATGATCATGAAGATTTAGAATTGACCATTGGTCGAGATTTCTCCATTGGATATGAATACCACGATGCCAAGACGGTGCAACTCTTTATTACAGAGTCACTCACATTTAGGGCGTTAAATCCAGATATTATTGTGGTGTACAATATATAG
- a CDS encoding encapsulin-associated ferritin-like protein: MAMDYHEPVENLDEKTKNITRAINSLKEEIEAVDWYNQRVAASNDEELKQIMAHNRDEEIEHACMTLEWLRRNMDGWDQELKTYLFTTGSILEAEMGAETGTETETVVQEKGLNIGNLKK, translated from the coding sequence ATGGCAATGGATTATCATGAACCAGTAGAAAATTTAGACGAAAAAACAAAAAATATTACGAGGGCTATAAACAGCCTAAAAGAAGAAATTGAAGCAGTAGATTGGTATAACCAGCGAGTTGCTGCAAGCAATGATGAGGAATTGAAACAAATCATGGCACATAACAGGGATGAAGAGATTGAACATGCCTGCATGACACTGGAGTGGCTTCGACGGAATATGGATGGTTGGGACCAAGAGCTTAAAACTTACTTATTCACAACAGGATCGATACTTGAGGCAGAGATGGGTGCAGAAACAGGCACAGAAACGGAAACAGTTGTCCAAGAAAAAGGACTAAATATTGGAAATTTGAAAAAATAG